GCAGGACTCCGCTCGGGCCGTCACGATCCTCCCCGAGACGAACGACGCCGACGGGCCGCTCTTCAAGCTCCGCGCCGATCCTCGAGTGACCCGGGTCGGCCGCGTGCTCCGCAGGCACTCGCTCGACGAACTGCCGCAGCTGGTCAACGTGCTGCGGGGCGAGATGAGCCTGGTCGGGCCGCGCCCGGCCCTGCCGAGAGAGGTCGCCCAGTACTGCAGCCGCGCCCGTGAGCGGTTGACGGTGCTGCCCGGGCTGACCGGGCCGTGGCAGGTCGGCGGTCGCTCCGACCTCGACTGGGACGCCGGGCTCGACCTCGATCTCGGCTACGTCCACGACTGGACGCCGACGACCGATGCGCGGCTGCTCGTCCAGACCGTCGGTGCCGTCGTCCGACCCTCCGGCGCCTACTGAACGAGACGCGGCACGCGTCCCCGAACCCGATCGCCGACCAGCCCTCCGACGCGGAGCCACCATGACCGACCACCGTGCCCGCAGACGACGTCGATCGTTCTTCCGACGTCATCGCCTCGCCATGACGAGCCTGCTCGTGCTGACCGGCCTCGTGATCGCAGGGGGTGGGGCCCTCGCGATCTTCGGTGTCACGACGATCCGATCGGCCGAGAACGCACTCGACGACGTCGGCGCCCTGACCGACTACGCCGGCCGTCCCGCCCCCGCACCCGACGGGTCGGTGAACCTGCTGCTCCTCGGGTCGGACAGCCGCGCACCCGTCGACGAACTCGATCTCGCCGACTCGGGGCCACAACGGGCGGACACGATCATGGTCGCCCACATCGCCGCGGACCGTCACTCCGTCGACCTGATGTCGATCCCTCGTGACACCTGGGTCGAGGTGCCGGGCCACGGCCCGGCGAAGATCAACGCCGCCCTGGCCTGGGGCGGTGTCCCCCTCCAGACGCGGACGGTCGAGGCGTTGACGGGCGCCCGCATCGACCACGCCGCCGTCGTCGACTTCGGCGGCGTCGAATCGATCGTCTCGACGCTCGGAGCCGTGACCGTGCAGAACGAGGTGGAGTTCCGTCGAGGGGACCGCGTCTTCGCCGAGGGGTCCATCACGCTGGACGGTCCGAGCGCGCTCGAGTTCGTGCGCGAGCGGTACGCCTTCGCCGACGGCGACTTCCAGCGCATGCGCAACCAACAAGCTCTGGTCGCCGGCATCGCCGACCGTCTGGTGAGCACACGCACCCTGACCGACCCGGCGCGCGTCTCGGCCTTCGTCGAGACCTCCGCCGGTCACGTCGGCGTGGACAGCTCGTGGACCACGGGCGACATGATCGGCCTCGGCCTCTCGTTGAGGCAGCTCCGACCGGCCGACGTGACGTCGTTGACGATGCCCGTCTCGGGCACCGGCACGTCGCCGGACGGGCAGTCGATCGTCGTCGTCGACGACCCGATGCTCGACGACCTCCGCCGCGCGTTCGCCGACGACGACCTGGGGACGCTCAGCCCCCCTGCGGGCTGAGCGAGCGGATCAGGGCTGCCGCGGCAGGGCCCAAGCCGCCGCCCGGCGCGTCGGGCGACGCGCATGCGGCACTCGAGAACGTCCGCCACGAGCCCGGTGGCAGTCCGAAGCCGCACGAGATCAGGCCGTGGGCGAGACGAGGCTCGAGGATGTCGAGCTCGCGCGACAGCGCCGGTGATCCGTGCACCGAAGCGAGTCGCCTGATCGTGGCGCCGAGGCAGGTCACCGTCGTCAGGGTCGCCGGGGACCCCTCGGACCTCGTCGCGACGGGAAGCAGACGGCTCGTCGCCGCCGCGATCTCGGCCCTGTCGGCGCGACGGTTCGTCGAATGCCGATCGGCCGACCACGACACGAGTCGTGCGTACAGATCGCGGGCCGCGACGACGTCGGCGACGTCGGGGCGAGCGACCCGCGTGTAGCGGTTCGGAGCCATGTCGACGAGCCCCCTCTCGTCCAGCCGCTCGAGAGCGAAGCGGATGGGCGTCCGCGAGACGCCCAACCAGGTGGTGAGTTCGTCGTCGGCGAGCCTCTCGTCGGGCACCAGGGTGCCGTCCAGGATCGCGACCAGGATCATGCGGTAGACGTCGTCGCTGAGGCGTGGTCGGACGAGGGTCGCACGGGCACTCGCCCTCGCGACGTCGTTGCCCCGGGCGAGGACGCCACGGCCCTCGGTGGTGGCGGAGGCCTCGCACGAGTCCGACGGCCCGGCCCGCTGGACGTCGGGCGGGACGAGCCGCGAGGTGACCCGGGCACACGCCGCGGCCGCGGCGTCGACCAGCCCGCTGCCGAGCGCGCGGCGAACGTCGACGAGCTCGTCGGCGACGACACCGAGGTCGTCGGCGGAAAGCTCTCGGAGATGGAGACGCAAGGGCAGCGACAGGCGTTGCGCGTGCCGGACGACGAGGCGGCCGAACGGGTGGTCGTCGACGGCCGACCACACCGCCGCCCAGGAGTCACCGACCCCCTCGACGGAACCGTCCGCCGACGACGAACAGGCGCGGCTGGCATCGACGAGGCCCGTCAGGCGACGCCCGAGCTCGGATCGTTCGTCGAGGCCCGCCGAGGCCACGACGGCCGCCAGCAGAGCGCACCCCACCGCCAGGAGATCGACGGCGACCTCGCGGCGAGGGACCGTGACGCTCGTCGCCCGCCTGGCCGATGTCTCGGCCAGCTGCACCTGCTCGAGCTTCGCGATGGCGACACGGATGGGCGTCCGCGAGACACCGAGCCACGTCTCGCACTCGGCGTCCCGCAGACGTTCACCCGGTCGCAGCGTGCCGTCGAGGATCGCCCCGACGAGGTGCTCGAAGACGGCGTCTTTCTGCAGGCGCCGAGGGATGACCGGGCGGGCGGGAGTGGGGACGGGCATCGTCGCCTTTCGTCGATGTCTGGCATTCCAGGCATCAGCATAAGGCATACATGCCTCAGGCGTACGGCGCTCCCGAAGGCTCGCCCGTAGGATCTCCTGGTGGCGACCCCGAAGATCGTTCTGTTCTATGCCTTCACCCCGCTGGGCGATCCCGAGGCGATGCGTCTCTGGCAGCGCGACCTCGCCGAGTCCCTCCACCTGCGCGGGCGCGTGCTCGTGTCCCACCAGGGCCTCAACGGCACGCTCGGCGGCGACCTGCCCGACGTCAAGCGGTGGCTCAAGAAGACCCGGCAGCATCCGGCCCTGGCCGGGCTCGACGTGAAATGGGCCGAGGGCAGGGGTGACGACTTCCCCCGCCTGTCGGTCAAGGTGCGCGACGAGATCGTGACCTTCGGCGCCCCCGACGAACTGCAGGTCGACGAGTCCGGCGTGGTGGGCACGGGCGAGCGGCTCTCCCCCGACGAACTCCACGAACTCGTCGAGCGCGAGCAGGTCACCTTCTTCGACGGACGCAACGAGTACGAGTCGCGCATCGGCCGGTTCCGAGGCGCCGTGGTGCCCGACGTGGCCACCACCCGCGACTTCGTGGCCGAACTCGACAGCGGGCGCTACGACCACCTCAAGGACGAGCCCGTCGTCACCTACTGCACGGGTGGCGTGCGCTGCGAGGTGCTGTCGTCCCTCATGACGGCCCGCGGTTTCTCGCGGGTCTACCAACTCGACGGCGGTGTCGTGCGGTACGGCGAGCGCTTCGGCGACGACGGCCTGTGGGACGGTTCGCTCTACGTCTTCGACGGTCGCGGCTCGGTCGAGTTCAGCGACCACGCGGCCGTGATCGGTCGTTGCGAGGTCTGCGGCACCGCGACCAGTCGCATGCAGAACTGCGTCGACGTGCAGTGCCGAGAGCAACTGGTCGCCTGCGAGGGGTGCGGCGCACGAGGCGACGTGACCTGCGACCGGCACCGCGCCTCCTCGGCGGTGACCGCCGGCTGACCATCGGCGCGGTGACCGTCGACGTGCCTCCGGCGCTGTGACCGTCCTCGAGCCTCCGGCGTAGGGTCCCCGGCATGACTGAGACCAACGACACCAAGAAGATCGGCGAGGTCCTCGACGCGGGCCGCATCGGCATCCTCACCACGCAGAGCAGCCACGGCCACCTCGTGAGCCGGCCCCTCGCGCTCGTCGACCGCGACTTCGACGGCAAGGTGTACTTCTTCACGCGCGACCCCTCTCCGAAGGTCGACGACGTCAAGGCGCACCCCCAGGTGAACGTGGCCGTCGAGACCGGAAAGGGCTACCTGTCGCTCGCGGGCCGGGCGTCGATCGTCAAGGACTCCGCGCTCGTCGACGAACTGTGGACGACCGGCGCCGAGGCCTGGTTCGACCAGGGCCGCGACGACCCGAGCGTCGCCCTCCTCGAGGTCGACGTCGACACGGCCGAGTACTGGATCAGCAACGAGCCGAAGGCCGTCACCCTCTTCAAGTACGCCAAGGCGGCCGTCACCGGCGGGCACCCGAAGAACGTCGCCGACACGGGCACCGTCTCGCTCTAGCCGAGGAGGCGCGGCGCGGGTCGTCCACGACGGCCCGCGCCGCCGACTTCCCGCGTCCGGTGTCGGCCCGCGTCGGGCACCGGCCGGGGGCCGCCCGGGTCACTCGCAGGTGACGGTCTGGCCGTTGGCGTTCACGTAGTCGCCGGGCCCGAGCTGGGCGCACGCCGTCGCGAGTTGCGAGAAGTAGTCGAGTGCCGCGATGGCGTACGCGAGGCCCAGGACGATGAAAATCGAGGCGATCACCATGCCGGTCAGGGCGAGGGTGGCCGGCCGACCGGCGGACCGGGCGCGTCGCGCGGCCACGATGCCGAAGACCAGGCCGAGGGGCGCGAAGAAGACGCCGAAGACGATCGACGCGATCGCGAGACCGCGACCCTCGTCGTCGGTGCGGGGCGGCGCCGACGACCAGTCGTCGTCGGCGGGGAAGAAGTACGAGCCGAGGCCGGCGTTCTCGGGCCGGGCGTCGGTCGTGGACCCGGTGGCCTGTGCGGCCCCGGGGGCCGGCGCCCAGACCTGACGACCGTCGGAGTCCCACGTGGCCGCGGCGGTCTGCTGGACGCCGGGCTGCTGCCCGCCCGCCTGGGGGAAGAACGCCTGCTGAGCGACGGGCTGCTGCGGGGCACCGGAGTGGTCGAACGGCCAGCCGTGGTCGGCCGCGGCCGCCTCGGGGTGCACCGGCCGAGGGGGGCCGAACGGGAACTCGCCCCGGTCGGGCTCTGTCGGCGTCGGCCGGGCGAAGCGTGCCCACGGCGACGGCGGACGCCCCGGCTGCTCGTTGCTCATGCAGGCGAGGGTAGTACGGCCGCCTGCGCGACCGGGCAGGGGGGCGACCGGCCCCGTGGACAGGTGCCGCGCCTCCTCGTGGTCCATGATGGGTCTCGACCTCGGCCCGTCGATCGGGCCCTTCGATGCGATGGAGCCCCTCGATGCGAATCGGAATCCTCACCAGCGGTGGCGACTGCCCCGGTCTCAACGCGGTCATCCGCGGCGCCGTGCTCAAGGGCACGCAGATCCACGGACAAGAGTTCGTCGGTTTCCGCGACGGCTGGCGCGGGGTCGTCGACGGCGACGTGATGCCCCTCACCCGCAAAGAGATCCAGGGCATCGCGAAGCAGGGCGGCACGATCCTCGGGACGAGTCGCACGAACCCGTTCGAGGGCGACGGCGGCGTCGACCGCATCGCCGAGAACATGGAGCGCTTCGGCATCGACGCCATGATCGCCATCGGCGGCGAGGGCACCCTGGCCGCGGCCAAGCGGCTGACGGACGCCGGGCTCAAGATCGTCGGCGTGCCCAAGACCGTCGACAACGACCTCGGCGCGACCGACTACACCTTCGGCTTCGACACCGCGGTCCAGATCGCCACCGACGCCATGGACCGCCTGCGCACCACGGGCGACTCGCACAGCCGCTGCATGGTCGCCGAGGTCATGGGCCGGCACGTGGGGTGGATCGCCCTCCACTCGGGCATGGCTGCGGGTGCCCACGCGATCCTCATCCCCGAGCAGGCGACGAGCATGGACCAGATCGTCGAGTGGGTTCAGTCGGCCTACGACCGGGGGCGCGCACCGCTGGTGGTCGTCGCCGAGGGCTTCGTGCCCGACCACGAGAGCGACGTGCACTCCGAGCGCGGCCTGGACGCCTTCGGCCGCCCGCGCCTCGGCGGCATCGGCGAGCGCCTCGCCCCCGTCATCGAGGAGCGCACGGGCATCGAGACCCGCGCCACGACGCTGGGGCACATCCAGCGCGGCGGTACGCCCACGTCCTACGACCGCGTGCTCGCCACGCGACTCGGCATGGCGGCGAGCGACGCGGTGGTCGAGGGACGCTGGGGTCGCATGGTCGCCCTGCGCGGCACCGAGATCGTCCACGTCTCGTTCGAGGAGGCCCTCGACAGCCTCAAGGTCGTCCCGCAGAACCGCTACGACGAGGCCGCGATCCTCTTCGGCTGACGGGAGCGGGGGCGGGCAGGTCGTGGGCGGGGCAGCCAGGTCGTGGGCAGGGGCGGGCAAGTCGTGGGCGGGGTCCCCGTGGACCCGTCGTCGGCTCGTCCCCAGGGCCGGCCACCTCGTCGTCACCCCCGGGTCCGTCGCGCAGGCGATGTGCACCCGGCCGGACTCTGACAGGCTCGGCACATGATCACGTTCATCGTGGTGGGGGCGATCGGACTCCTGCTCCTGCTCGTCAGCATCGTCGTGGGCGACCTGCTCGACGTCTTCGACGTCGGTGACGGGCTCGTCTCGGGCGTCGCCCTGGGCGCTGCCCTGGCCATCTTCGGGCTCGCCGGGGTCGTCACGTCGCAGACCGACCTCGCGGCGGGGTGGACGTACGCCGTCGCCGTCGGCATGGCGCTCGTCGCCCTCGTGCTGATCCAGCTCGTCGTCCGCCGCGTGACCCGCCGCGAGAGCGGCGGCCACTGGTCACCCGTCGGGTTCGTCGGCGTCACGACCGAGGCCACCGGCCCGGCCGGCGGCGAGGTGCGACTCGACGACGTCCGCGAGCTCGAGCGTCGGCTCGCGACCAGTGACGCACGCATCGAGCGCGGCGTCCGCGTCCGCGTCGTGGCCGAGAACGGCCCGCGCGTGCAGGTCGAGGCGCTCGACGCCGGCGAGGCCTCCGTGTCACGTGATCCCCGGACCAACTGAAAGGAAGCCCTGTGGACTTCATATCCTCGAACGTCAGCGTCGTCGCCATCGTCGTCGCCGTCGTCATCGTGCTCGCCCTGCTGTCGTTCGTCGCCAGCCGCGTCCGCCGCGTCCCGCCGAACGAGGCGCTGATCGTGGTCGGCCGTGGTGCCGAACGCTCCGAGGGCGGGGGCATCTCCAGCCCGCAGAAGGTCATCATCGGTGGCCGCACCTTCGTCTGGCCGATCTTCCAAGAGGGCTTCAAGCTGTCGCTCGAGCAGTACCAGACCCCGGTCGAGGTGCAGGCGATCGACGCCAACTACATCCGCACCGCGGTCAAGGCGACGGTCAACTTCAAGGTGACCGGCACCGAAGACGGGGTGCGTCGCGCCGCCCAGCGCTACCTGTTGCAGCAGCAGCAGCTCCCCGTCATCGTGCAGCAGTCGCTCGAGGGGTCGATCCGCGGCCTCATCGGTGGCCAGCCGGTCGACGACCTGGTCAAGAACTTCTCGCGCCTCGCGGCCGACGCCGTGAACGAGACGAAGGGCGAGCTCGCCGAGCTCGGCCTCCAGATCGAGACGATGAACATCCGCGAGATCGAGACGCCGGGCAGCACGTACCTGGCCGACCGCGGGCGTGCCGAGGCCGCCGTCGCCAAGCAGAACGCCGACGTCGCCGAGGCCGAGGCCGAGCGCATCGCCGCACTGGCCCGCATCGGCAACACCCAGCAGACGGCCGAGCGCCAGCTGCAGCTCGACGTGCGCCAGGCCCAGATCAAGGCCGAGACCGACCGGGCACAGGCCGAGGCCGCCGCCGCCGGCGAGCTCGCCCGGGCCATGCAAGACAAGCTGGTCGCCGAACAAGAGAGCATCGCCGTCGCCGAGCAGGCCAAGGTCAACCAGGAGCGACTCAACATCGAGGTCCGTCAGCCCGCCGAGGCCGCGGCCTACGCGTCCGTGCAGAACGCCGAGGCCGAGCGCGACGCGGCCAACGCGGCCGTCGAGGCCGAGGCGTTCCGCCGCACCCAGCTCGCCGACGCCGCCCGCAACGCGGCCGAGAACGAGGCCGCGGCCGTCGAGGCCGCCGGTCGGGCCGAAGCCGCGGCGATCAAGGCCAAGGGTCTCGCCGAGGCCGAGGCGGTCGATGCCCTGGCCGAGGCGCAGGGCAAGTTCGGCCAGGCGGCGCTCGCGTCGCAGGTCATCTCGCGCCTGCCCGAGATCGCCCGCGAGATGGCGGCCCCGATGGGCAACATCGACGCCCTGACGGTGGTGTCGACCGACGGCGCCAACGAGCTGACCAAGTCCGTCGCCAACAACATGACGCAGCTGCAGGACGTCGTGAAGGCCACGACGGGGCTCGACCTCGTCAGCGCGCTGGGCGGCTTCCTCGGGGGCAAGGCCGGGGCGTCCGGCCCCGTCGATCGCGCCTGACCTCGCCTGGCCTCGCCTGGCCTCGCCTGATCGCGCCCGCGTAGCCTCGGTCGCATGCGTGCGATCGTCGTCGAGAAGGGCAGGGCCGTCGAGCTGAGAGAGCTCGACGAACCGGTCGCCGAGCCGGGTGACGTCGTCGTCGACGTCACCTGGTCCGGCATCAACTACAAGGACGGGCTCGCCCTGCGCGGCGACCCCGGGGTCGCCCGGGTCGACCCGCTCGTGCCCGGCATCGACCTGGTCGGCGTCGTGGCGTCCTCGGGCTCGTCACGCTTCGCACCGGGCGACGAGGTGCTCGTCAACGGTGCCGGCCACGGCGAGACCAGGCCCGGCGGCTTCGCCGAACGGGTCGTGATCGACCCCGACAGCGCCGTGCTGCTCCCCCGCGGCATCGACGGCCGACGCGCCGCCGCCATCGGCACGGCGGGTTTCACGGCGATGCTCAGCGTCCTCCGGCTCGAACGCGACGTCGGCCCGGACGACGGCGACGTCGTGGTGACCGGGGCGGCCGGAGGCGTCGGGTCGGTGGCGATCGCGGTGCTGAGCCGCCTCGGGTACTCGGTCAGCGCCTCCTCGGGTCGCGTCACCGAGCAGGGCGACTACCTCCGCTCGCTCGGGGCCTCCACCCTGATCGACCGCGACGAGCTGTCCGGCGCGGGCAAGCCGATGCAGCGGGCCCGCTGGGCCGGCGGCGTCGACTCGGTCGGCAGCCACACCCTCGCCACCGTCCTGGCCCAGACCCGCTGGGGCGGCACCGTGACGGCCTGCGGGCTCGCCCAGGGCGCCGACCTCCCGACGACGGTGCTGCCGTTCATCCTGCGAGGGGTGACCCTGGCCGGCGTGAACTCGGTCGAGGCGCCCCTCGAGCTGCGGCAGCACGCCTGGGACCGGCTGGCGCGAGACCTCGACCTCGACCTGCTCGACTCGATGACCGACGAGGTCGCCCTGGCCGACGTGGTGGATGCCGGCGAGGCGATCCTGGCGGGTCGGACCCGCGGCCGGACGGTCGTGCGCGTCGGCGGATCGCGAATCTAGAACTCCGGATCACCCATACGTACTCAGCCCACGGGTTTATGCTCGACATGTCGGCGACCGGTTCAGGGCCGGGTCGACGAACCCGACCGACCGCGGTGCCCCGCACCGTCGACCGTCGCCACCCATCCGCACACACGACGGAGGCCCCCGATGCCGATCCCCCAGAACGACGACCAGACGCCCGCTCCCCGCCGCCTGCTGCGCGACGTCGTCTACGACAAGATGTTCGCCGCGATCATCGACGGCACCCTCGAGTTCGGCGAGCGTCTGAACGACGACCAGCTGGTCGCCTGGCTCGGCGTCTCCCGCACACCCGTCCGCGAGGCCATCGCCAAGCTCGCCGACCAGGCCCTGGTCGACATCGAGGCCAACCGCTACACGCGCATCGTCGACCCGTCCTACGGCGAGTTCGTCGACACCGTCGACGTCGGTTACGCCGTCTGGTCGCTCTTCGTCGAGCGGGCCGTGCCCAAGCTCGACAAGGCTCAGCGTGCCGAGGTCGTCGGCCTGCTCGACACCCGGGCCAAGGCCTTCAAGGCGAAGAAGGAAGAAGACATCGCGGGCCTCGTGCGGGCCAACGAGATCCTGTTGGCCGCGGCCGACAGCGAGTCGTTGACGCGCCTGTGGTCGAACACCGGCCCGCGCCTCCTGCTGCTGCTGCGTCGCCCGTCGGCGAACGGCATCTTCGACTACCCGCAGGCGCACGCCTTCACCGTGGCGTTCCGTGACGCCGTCAAGGCCGACGACGCCGCGGCGGCCGCCGCCGCCGTGCGCGAGCAGCCCGCACGCCTGCAGGGCCTGTTCGACCAGGTACGCGAGGCGGGCATCTACCGCGCGTGACCTCAGCCCCCTCCGCGTCCGCCCCGGTGCCGCCCGTGCTCGACGTCGTCGACGCGCGGGTGACCCGGGGCGGTCGTGATCTGCTGCACGACGTGTCGCTGCGCGTCGACGCCGGCCAGCACTGGGCGCTGATCGGCCCCAACGGAGCCGGCAAGACCACACTGCTGACCTTGTGCGGGGCGCTCGGCCACCCAACCGCGGGCACGGTCGACGTCCTCGGCCGCCGTCTCGGACGCGTCGAGCTGAGCGAGCTGCGCCGCCACATCGGCCACGTCGATCCCCGGCACCGCATGGTGGGCGACAACACCGTGCGCGAGGTCGTGCTGACCGGCTTCACGGGCAGCAGCGACCCGGTGCCCCGCTGGGCGCCCGGCGACGAGCAGGAGGCGCGGGTCGTCGACCTCGTCGCGAGCGTCGGCCTCTCGTCCCGCCTCTCGGCACGGTGGAGCGTGCTGTCCCAGGGCGAACGCGGTCGGGCACTGATCGCCCGCGCCCTGGTCTCGGAGCCGGCCCTGCTGCTGCTCGACGAACCGGCGACGGGACTCGACGTCGCGGCGCGGGAACACCTGCTCGACACCGTCGACGAGCTGCGCACGGCCCACCCCGGGATGGCCTCGGTCACCGTGACGCACCATCTCGAGGACCTGCCGAGCAGCACGTCGCACGCGCTGCTGCTGCGCGACGGCGAGGTCTTCGCCACCGGCCCGGCCGACGAGGTGCTGACGTCCGACCTCGTGTCGGGCGCGTTCGACCACCCGCTCGTCATCGATCGGGCCGACGGTCGCTGGTCGGCCCGCGCCCGCCGCCGCTGAGCCGCCCGGTGCATCACGGCGCCACGCGTAGCCGCTGCCGGAGCGCCCGCCGCCGGCCCACCCGGCCAGCCGGTCACCCCGCCACCCCGCCACCCCGCCACCCCGCCACCCCGCCACCCCGCCACCCCGCCACGATGTAAACAACCCGCCAAGAAATGATGTGGCGGGTTGTTTACATCGTGGCGGGATGCGGCGGGGCAGGCCGAGCCCCCCGGCGAACCGGAACGGAGGCCGGCGCGCTCGCGCGGACTAGTGCGGCGCCTGGGCGGCCGCGGCGGCCTTGGCCGCTGCGGGCACGGCGTCGAGGATGCGCGACACCACGTCGTCGTCGTGGGCCGCCGTGACGAACCACGCCTCGAACACCGACGGCGGCAGGTTGACCCCGGCGTCGAGCATGGCGTGGAAGAACGGCGGATAGCGCCAGGTCTGCTGGGCCCGGACGTCGTCGTAGTCGTTCGGGGCCGTCGGCGTGAAGGCGAAGGAGAAGAGCGACCCGGCGCGCTGGACGCTGTGCTCGACCCCCTCGGCGGACAGGGCGGCCGAGACGCCGGCCGACAGCTGGTCGGCGACGGTGTCGAGCCGGGCGTAGACCTCGGGCGTCGCGAGCCTCAGCGTGGCGATGCCGGCGGCGACGGCCACGGGGTTGCCGCTGAGCGTGCCCGCCTGGTACACCGGCCCGAGCGGGGCGAGGAAGTCCATCACCTCGGCGCGTCCGCCCAGGGCCGCCAGCGGCATGCCCCCGCCGATGACCTTGCCGAACGTGATGAGGTCGGGCTCCCACCCGGCGCCGTCGGGCACGACCTGCGACGCCTCGAGGCCCCACCAGCCGGCGCGACCGACCCGGAAGCCGGTGAGCACCTCGTCGACGATCAGCAGCGAGCCGTGGCGTCGCGTAATCTCGGACAGGCTGCGGTTGAAGCCGCGCTGCGGCGCGAGCACGCCCATGTTCGCGGCGGCCGCCTCGACGATGACGGCCGCGATGCGGGGGCCGTGCTCGTCGAAGGCCGCGCGCACGGCGTCGAGGTCGTTGTAGGGCAGGACGAGCGTCTGGGCCGCGGTCTCGGCCGTGATGCCGGCCGAGCCGGGCATCGACAGCGTGGCGACGCCCGAGCCGGCTTCGGCCAGCAGCGAGTCGGAGTGCCCGTGGTAGTGCCCGGCGAACTTCACGAGCAGGTCGCGACCGGTGTAGCCGCGGGCGAGACGGATGGCCGTCATGGTCGCCTCGGTGCCGGTGGACACCATGCGCAGCTTGCCGATCGGCCGCTGGTCGCCGACGGCGACGCGTTCCCGGACCAGCTCGGCGAGTTCGGTCTCGGCCGGGGTCGACGCCCCGAACGACAGGCCACGCGCCGCGGCCTGCTGCACGGCCTCGAGCACCTCGGGGTGCGTGTGCCCGAGGATGGCGGGGCCCCACGAGGCGACGAGGTCGACGTAGTCGCGCCCCTCGGCGTCGGTGACGTAGGCACCCTTGGCGCCCACCAGGAACCGTGGCGTCCCGCCGACGGAGCCGTAGGCGCGGACGGGCGAGTTCACGCCGCCCGGGATGGACCGCTTGGCCCGCGTGAAGTAGGTGTCGTTGCTCTGCTCGGTCATCAGAACCGCTCTTTCTGGAGGCGCGTGGCCAGTTCGGTGGCCCAGTACGTCAGGATCGCGTCCGCCCCCGCCCGCTTGATCGACAGGACGCTTTCGTAGGACGCGGCGTCGAGGTCGATCCAGCCGTTCGCGGCGGCCGCGTGGATCATCGCGTACTCACCGCTGATCTGGTACGCCCAGACCGGCACCGTGCTGGTCGCGGCGGTCTCGGCGAGGACGTCGAGGTAGCTCATGGCCGGCTTGACCATGACGACGTCGGCACCCTCGGCGATGTCGAGGTCGACCTCGCGGAGACCCTCGCGCCCGTTCGCGGCGTCCATCTGGTAGGTACGGCGGTCGCCGACGAGGGTCGACTGAACGGCCTCGC
This genomic interval from Frigoribacterium sp. Leaf415 contains the following:
- a CDS encoding MDR family oxidoreductase, whose product is MRAIVVEKGRAVELRELDEPVAEPGDVVVDVTWSGINYKDGLALRGDPGVARVDPLVPGIDLVGVVASSGSSRFAPGDEVLVNGAGHGETRPGGFAERVVIDPDSAVLLPRGIDGRRAAAIGTAGFTAMLSVLRLERDVGPDDGDVVVTGAAGGVGSVAIAVLSRLGYSVSASSGRVTEQGDYLRSLGASTLIDRDELSGAGKPMQRARWAGGVDSVGSHTLATVLAQTRWGGTVTACGLAQGADLPTTVLPFILRGVTLAGVNSVEAPLELRQHAWDRLARDLDLDLLDSMTDEVALADVVDAGEAILAGRTRGRTVVRVGGSRI
- a CDS encoding GntR family transcriptional regulator — translated: MPIPQNDDQTPAPRRLLRDVVYDKMFAAIIDGTLEFGERLNDDQLVAWLGVSRTPVREAIAKLADQALVDIEANRYTRIVDPSYGEFVDTVDVGYAVWSLFVERAVPKLDKAQRAEVVGLLDTRAKAFKAKKEEDIAGLVRANEILLAAADSESLTRLWSNTGPRLLLLLRRPSANGIFDYPQAHAFTVAFRDAVKADDAAAAAAAVREQPARLQGLFDQVREAGIYRA
- a CDS encoding ABC transporter ATP-binding protein is translated as MTSAPSASAPVPPVLDVVDARVTRGGRDLLHDVSLRVDAGQHWALIGPNGAGKTTLLTLCGALGHPTAGTVDVLGRRLGRVELSELRRHIGHVDPRHRMVGDNTVREVVLTGFTGSSDPVPRWAPGDEQEARVVDLVASVGLSSRLSARWSVLSQGERGRALIARALVSEPALLLLDEPATGLDVAAREHLLDTVDELRTAHPGMASVTVTHHLEDLPSSTSHALLLRDGEVFATGPADEVLTSDLVSGAFDHPLVIDRADGRWSARARRR
- the hemL gene encoding glutamate-1-semialdehyde 2,1-aminomutase, producing the protein MTEQSNDTYFTRAKRSIPGGVNSPVRAYGSVGGTPRFLVGAKGAYVTDAEGRDYVDLVASWGPAILGHTHPEVLEAVQQAAARGLSFGASTPAETELAELVRERVAVGDQRPIGKLRMVSTGTEATMTAIRLARGYTGRDLLVKFAGHYHGHSDSLLAEAGSGVATLSMPGSAGITAETAAQTLVLPYNDLDAVRAAFDEHGPRIAAVIVEAAAANMGVLAPQRGFNRSLSEITRRHGSLLIVDEVLTGFRVGRAGWWGLEASQVVPDGAGWEPDLITFGKVIGGGMPLAALGGRAEVMDFLAPLGPVYQAGTLSGNPVAVAAGIATLRLATPEVYARLDTVADQLSAGVSAALSAEGVEHSVQRAGSLFSFAFTPTAPNDYDDVRAQQTWRYPPFFHAMLDAGVNLPPSVFEAWFVTAAHDDDVVSRILDAVPAAAKAAAAAQAPH